The following proteins are co-located in the Triticum aestivum cultivar Chinese Spring chromosome 1A, IWGSC CS RefSeq v2.1, whole genome shotgun sequence genome:
- the LOC123047457 gene encoding 1-acyl-sn-glycerol-3-phosphate acyltransferase LPAT1, chloroplastic — protein MGTLVWLRPTAAPAVPAGPSAAHVVAAGGVNARPRRVSVASRCTNPRVLQAGRCRWLVVRSGVTAAAAAADDPEDSSELSDLQVASRIRGVFFYAVTAVAAIFLFIAMVVVHPLVLLFDRHRRRAQHYIAKIWATLAVSMFYKLEVEGMENLPPNSSPAVYVANHQSFLDIYTLLTLGRCFKFISKTSIFMLPVIGWAMYLLGVIPLRRMDSRSQLDCLKRCVDLVKRGASVFFFPEGTRSKDGKLGIFKRGAFSVAAKTGVPVIPITLLGTGKLMPPGMESNLNSGSVQVIIHRPIEGNDAEKLCTDARNVIADTLLLHGYGVH, from the exons ATGGGGACGCTCGTCTGGCTGAGGCCGACCGcggccccggccgtccccgccggTCCCTCCGCCGCGCACG TGGTGGCTGCCGGTGGTGTAAATGCCCGGCCTCGGCGGGTGTCCGTGGCGTCCCGCTGCACGAACCCGCGGGTGCTCCAGGCGGGGAGGTGCCGGTGGCTGGTTGTCAGGTCGGGTGTCACGGCCGCTGCAGCCGCCGCAGATGACCCCGAGGATTCGTCGGAGCTATCAG ATCTGCAAGTGGCTTCGAGGATCAGAGGGGTCTTCTTCTACGCGGTGACTGCTGTTGCGGCGATCTTTTTGTTTATAGCTATGGTTGTGGTTCATCCACTTGTGCTCTTGTTTGACCGCCACCGTAGGAGAGCTCAGCACTATATTGCAAAGATTTGGGCTACTCTGGCAGTTTCCATGTTCTACAAGCTTGAAGTTGAGGGAATGGAGAATCTACCTCCCAATAGTAGCCCTGCTGTCTATGTTGCTAACCATCAGAGCTTCTTGGATATCTATACCCTTCTAACTCTAGGAAGGTGCTTCAAATTTATAAGCAAGACCAGTATCTTTATGCTTCCAGTTATTGGTTGGGCAATGTATCTCTTGGGTGTCATTCCTTTACGGCGTATGGACAGCAGGAGCCAGCTG GACTGTCTTAAACGGTGTGTGGATTTGGTGAAAAGGGGGGCGTCTGTATTTTTCTTTCCAGAGGGAACTCGAAGTAAAGATGGAAAGCTAGGTATATTCAAG CGAGGAGCATTTAGTGTCGCAGCGAAGACTGGCGTTCCTGTCATACCTATTACCCTTCTCGGGACAGGGAAATTGATGCCTCCTGGAATGGAAAGCAACCTTAATTCAGGTTCAGTACAAGTCATTATTCACCGTCCAATTGAAGGGAATGATGCAGAGAAATTATGTACCGACGCAAGGAATGTGATAGCAGACACTCTTCTTCTACATGGTTATGGAGTGCACTAA